In Solanum lycopersicum chromosome 5, SLM_r2.1, the following are encoded in one genomic region:
- the LOC138348931 gene encoding amino acid transporter AVT1I-like, with translation MLIWHSKNMESHNVEKIETQNQIPQIMEPPSKGTSFFRTCFNGINALSGIGIISIPYALSQGGWLCLMLLLLVAIICCYTGILLQKCMSVSPSIKTYPDIGEFAFGNKGRILISIFLYLELYFVAIEFLILEGDNLQKLFPNAKIHVGCVKIVGREVFVLLVAIIILPTTWLKSLGLLAYVSIGGVLASIVLVFSIFWVGAMDGIGFEEKGVIWRWDGLISAISMYTFCYCGHAVFPTICNSMKDRSQFPKVLFVCFIVSTITYGSMATIGYLMYGQNLMSQITLNLPTGKISSKIAIYTTLVNPITKYALVVSPIATAIEDKLPLRKSKFIVSYFIRTLLVISTVTVALTVPFFGYVMAFTGALLGVTVSILLPCLCYLKIKKPSYLEIMFIVMILIFGSSVTLSGTYTSLKNIISHV, from the exons ATGTTAATTTGGCACTCAAAAAATATGGAATCCCATAATGTGGAGAAAATAGAGACTCAAAATCAGATTCCACAAATTATGGAGCCTCCTAGTAAAGGAACCTCTTTCTTTAGAACATGTTTCAATGGTATTAATGCATTATCAG GTATTGGAATAATATCAATACCCTATGCACTTTCCCAAGGAGGATGGTTATGTTTGATGCTACTTCTTTTAGTAGCAATTATATGTTGTTACACAGGAATACTTTTGCAAAAATGCATGAGTGTTTCACCATCAATTAAGACATACCCTGATATTGGTGAATTTGCTTTTGGTAACAAAGGAAGAATATTGATATCCATTTTCTTATATCTTGAACTATACTTTGTTGCAATTGAATTCCTCATATTAGAAGGTGACAATTTGCAAAAATTATTCCCAAATGCAAAAATTCATGTTGGTTGTGTTAAAATTGTTGGAAGGGAAGTATTTGTTTTATTAGTTGCTATTATCATATTGCCAACAACATGGTTGAAAAGTTTAGGTTTATTGGCTTATGTTTCGATTGGTGGAGTTTTGGCTTCAATTGTTTTggttttttcaatattttgggTTGGTGCAATGGATGGTATTGGATTTGAAGAAAAAGGTGTGATTTGGAGATGGGATGGATTGATAAGTGCAATAAGTATGTATACATTTTGTTATTGTGGTCATGCTGTGTTCCCAACAATATGCAATTCCATGAAGGATAGAAGCCAATTTCCCAAG GTTTTATTTGTGTGCTTTATAGTAAGCACCATAACCTATGGATCAATGGCAACTATAGGGTACTTAATGTATGGACAGAATTTAATGTCACAAATAACATTAAATCTCCCAACGGGGAAAATTAGTTCAAAAATCGCGATATATACGACACTTGTTAATCCAATAACAAAGTATGCTCTTGTCGTCTCTCCAATTGCAACGGCTATTGAAGATAAATTACCTTTACGAAAGAGTAAATTTATCGTAAGCTACTTCATCAGAACACTTTTAGTCATCAGCACGGTCACTGTTGCGTTAACCGTTCCATTCTTTGGATATGTCATGGCATTTACGGGCGCGCTTTTGGGCGTTACCGTGTCGATATTGTTACCATGCCTATGCTACCTCAAGATCAAGAAGCCTTCctatttggaaattatgtttattgttatgattttgatttttggttCTTCAGTTACCCTATCTGGAACTTACacttctttgaaaaatattattagtcaTGTGTAG
- the LOC101252086 gene encoding uncharacterized protein — MELVFLLCSILSTSFTSFFLSLLLLIRLLLRRLGYRFDAAGAVAGEGGDCVSLYEGTVWHERRRPVHHSFRYPVRYALIDLDRSSNPPSDHFSANEARRISGTTGPVFLLTIPPSVGYVQNPLSLYYCYDTEGSLQYLKKCIAEVTNTPWGERVSFLFNPNSDVVAKSLHVSPFMDMLGNWTMKTNTPGDNLFVTISVNHPKHGEYFSASLMAKRVSSSTHTDLDLFFWLMPHKVALGIYWQALKLWWKGVPFLQHPRYYNPRYREEAILSDEKLQCCPAFAFETQNNQQAGEHCFSPADHSTSRHHGFTWRDAKWPWC, encoded by the exons ATGGAATTAGTGTTTCTTCTCTGCTCTATACTCTCCACTTCCTTCACTTCCTTCTTCCTATCTCTTCTCCTCCTTATTCGCCTTCTGCTCCGCCGATTAGGTTACCGATTTGATGCCGCCGGAGCTGTAGCCGGAGAAGGAGGAGACTGTGTTTCTCTTTACGAAGGAACTGTATGGCACGAACGACGTCGTCCGGTTCATCATTCATTCCGGTACCCGGTTCGTTACGCACTTATTGACCTTGATCGTTCGTCTAATCCGCCGTCTGATCACTTCTCAGCTAATGAAGCTCGACGCATTTCTGGTACTACTGGTCCAGT TTTCTTGTTGACAATACCGCCCAGTGTGGGATATGTGCAAAATCCGTTGAGTTTGTATTATTGCTATGATACTGAAGGCTCCTTGCAGTATTTGAAGAAATGCATTGCTGAG GTGACTAACACCCCATGGGGTGAAAGGGTATCATTTCTGTTCAACCCAAACTCCGATGTAGTTGCAAAATCTCTTCATGTTAGTCCTTTCATG GATATGCTAGGAAACTGGACCATGAAAACAAATACACCTGGGGATAATCTATTTGTAACAATTTCAGTAAATCATCCGAAACATGGTGAATATTTCTCAGCTTCATTGATGGCCAAAAGAGTATCATCCTCCACACATACTGATCTAGATTTATTCTTCTGGCTAATGCCTCACAAGGTTGCATTAGGGATATATTGGCAG GCTCTCAAGCTTTGGTGGAAGGGCGTTCCTTTCTTGCAACATCCAAGGTACTATAATCCTAGATACAGAGAAGAAGCCATTCTATCTGATGAGAAGCTTCAATGTTGTCCGGCTTTTGCATTTGAGACACAGAACAATCAACAGGCTGGAGAGCACTGTTTCAGTCCTGCAGATCACTCAACTTCAAGACATCATGGCTTCACTTGGAGGGATGCAAAATGGCCCTGGTGCTAA
- the LOC101252396 gene encoding uncharacterized protein has translation MTRGYVILMFLMAAFVLSSHQQAVAKNIATYSQSRFSATTSCSNSDKGKIKKCMTQTVSIDKCCPLFKRTIGANCKCYNYAEDLDNQALITLQSYCDINNPCKTVQKVVADRSRTGTVEAVATISASPSPRVRPQAQPKCSAADKAKVKTCMTKTSSIDACCPTFRSILGKSCPCYNYAMKLDNQALITLEAYCDVNNPCNKVQVI, from the exons ATGACTAGAGGGTATGTGATTCTCATGTTTTTGATGGCTGCATTTGTACTCAGCAGTCATCAGCAAGCGGTGGCGAAAAACATCGCCACCTATTCGCAGTCGCGCTTTAGCGCGACCACTAGTTGCAGCAATAGTGATAAGGGGAAAATAAAGAAGTGCATGACACAAACAGTTTCTATAGATAAATGTTGCCCCTTATTTAAGAGGACAATTGGTGCTAATTGTAAGTGTTATAATTATGCTGAGGATTTGGATAATCAAGCTTTAATTACTCTCCAGAGCTATTGTGATATCAATAATCCATGTAAAACTGTTCAA AAAGTGGTAGCTGATAGGAGCAGGACTGGCACAGTGGAAGCAGTCGCCACCATTTCTGCCAGTCCAAGCCCCCGGGTGCGCCCTCAGGCGCAGCCGAAATGCAGTGCTGCTGATAAAGCAAAGGTTAAAACTTGCATGACGAAAACAAGTTCAATAGATGCATGCTGTCCAACATTCAGAAGCATACTAGGCAAGAGCTGCCCTTGCTATAATTATGCCATGAAACTAGACAATCAAGCTTTGATTACTCTTGAAGCTTATTGTGATGTTAACAATCCTTGTAACAAAGTGCAA GTGATATAA